A section of the Glandiceps talaboti chromosome 8, keGlaTala1.1, whole genome shotgun sequence genome encodes:
- the LOC144439321 gene encoding fibroblast growth factor receptor 3-like, with protein MTATAPPPTTSSASRSDGTGDSQTSIPIHDIQKWIIQGCELKKGDLIGIGGFGSVYKYTYCKPEAPEITVAVKTLSDNNTSTIAERALLVEACHHIRLGIHANIVNIHGVVVDDGPLKMVVEYAEKGDLHTHLALLQNRQKAKKPSFNDYLRTEGIFLTGVAIDAATGLAYLHEKYVIHRDIAARNILIYGKDGIGKLCDFGLARDVYAYSYMKKIKKKEDVKLPLRWMAPETLDGDFKYSRESDIWSLGVMLWEISSLGRRPYEDTKNELILALLQIGTRLPKMPGCPQDLYAVLKRCWNFDRNRRPSAVDIVNQLTNLKNQNKGFFSDPIYERPNQVLITTNSNHQNRPLNKSSLTMVNRAYEVNRAYEVNRAYED; from the exons ATGACTGCCACAGCGCCACCACCGACGACTTCATCCG CATCTAGATCAGACGGGACAGGTGACTCACAGACAAGTATTCCGATCCATGATATTCAAAAGTGGATTATTCAAGGCTGTGAACTAAAGAAAGGGGATCTCATTGGCATTGGTGGATTTGGTTCGGTTTATAAGTATACATACTGCAAACCAGAAGCTCCCGAAATCACCGTAGCTGTAAAAACTTTATCTG ATAACAACACCTCAACTATAGCTGAGAGGGCGCTCTTGGTAGAAGCCTGTCACCACATACGACTTGGAATACACGCAAATATTGTCAATATCCACGGTGTTGTTGTAGACGACG GGCCATTAAAGATGGTTGTTGAGTATGCTGAGAAAGGAGATCTTCATACCCATCTAGCACTCCTACAGAACCGACAAAAAGCAAAGAAACCATCATTCAATGATTATCTTCGAACGGAGGGTATATTTCTTACGGGGGTAGCAATTGATGCAGCGACTGGGCTTGCTTACCTGCACGAGAAATAT GTTATACATAGGGACATTGCAGCACGCAATATTTTGATATACGGCAAGGATGGAATTGGTAAACTCTGTGACTTTGGTTTGGCAAGAGATGTCTATGCATATAGTTatatgaagaaaataaaaaagaagGAGGACGTAAAGTTGCCGTTGAGGTGGATGGCACCGGAGACTCTAGATGGTGACTTCAAGTATTCGAGGGAGAGTGACAT ATGGTCCTTAGGAGTGATGCTATGGGAGATATCATCTCTAG GTCGTCGACCGTATGAGGACACCAAGAATGAACTCATCTTGGCACTTCTACAGATCGGCACTCGACTTCCAAAAATGCCTGGTTGCCCTCAAGATTT ATACGCAGTACTGAAGAGGTGTTGGAACTTTGACCGTAATAGGCGACCCAGTGCAGTGGATATTGTCAACCAGTTGACAAACTTGAAAAACCAGAATAAG GGTTTCTTCAGTGACCCAATCTATGAGAGGCCAAACCAAGTGCTGATAACTACCAATAGCAATCATCAGAACCGACCTCTTAATAAGTCGTCATTGACCATGGTAAACCGTGCTTATGAGGTAAACCGTGCTTATGAGGTAAACCGTGCTTATGAGGATTAA
- the LOC144439320 gene encoding uncharacterized protein LOC144439320 — translation MPIGSPPLRFSYIPLDDCGMTLYVPIPDLDLDVKQLNQSTIECTDVSNREYMIDIKTTYFVPQSNWPNLTIVNREEWGIVTKMLALAEFDGLPIGVSRMECLYRTPQITGPPLEGKLTYNLYLSACRYGFYGGSCNQSCNCNNEASCHSFNGACLCAPGWRGESCEEVWELRFGTF, via the exons ATGCCGATTGGAAGTCCACCTCTTCGATTTTCTTACATACCCCTAGACGACT GTGGTATGACATTGTATGTACCAATTCCTGACCTTGATTTAGATGTAAAGCAACTTAATCAATCTACTATTGAATGCACTGATGTCAGCAACAGAGAGTACATGATTGATATAAAGACCACCTATTTTGTACCCCAATCTAACTGGCCAAACCTGACCATTGTGAATCGGGAAGAATGGGGAATTGTAACAAAAATGTTGGCGCTGGCCGAATTTGACGGACTACCTATCGGTGTCTCTAGAATGGAGTGTCTTTATCGTACCCCTCAGATCACAGGACCCCCCTTGGAAGGAAAATTAACGTACAATCTCTATTTATCAG CTTGTCGATACGGATTTTATGGAGGTTCGTGTAATCAAAGTTGCAACTGTAACAATGAAGCCTCTTGCCATAGCTTTAACGGGGCATGTCTCTGCGCTCCCGGATGGAGAGGAGAAAGCTGTGAAGAAG TGTGGGAACTTCGTTTCGGTACCTTCTGA